From the Brachyspira suanatina genome, the window TTTATTAAAGTTTTAAACTCCATTACATTTCCCGCCCTTTAGGTTTAAAATGCGTATAGTTATTTCTGTATTACGCTTCTGTTTAGCCTTTACTGCTGTTATGACATCCCCCCAAGATCTTTTTTAAATTTATTGCTGAACCTAGATTATTTGTATAATAAAATGCAATCTGCCGAACGTACATTGTACTTTGAATAAAGAAAGGCAATACCATTCTGGAAGTACGCACGATGAGTACTGTAATTTCTAAGTAGGCAGAAAGATAAAATGAATTAAACTTTTATAGTAAAATATTAAAGAAAAAAGTATTGGTAATTAGAATAAATTAAAAAGCCTGCATTTGATTCACACAAACACAGGCTTAGTAATTCTTATATTATAAATATAAATTAAAAAATCTTCTTAACTATTATAGTTTCATCTCTTCCAGCACCTACTGAAACAATAGATATATCTGTTTCAATAACTTCGCTCAATCTCTTAAGATATTTTTTAGCATTTTCCGGAAGTTTATCATATTCTCTTATGTATCTTGTACTAGTTTTCCAGCCTTCAAACTCTTCATAAACAGGCTCAACTTTTGAAAGTATATCTAAATCTGCAGGATATCCTTCCAATATTTCACCATTATATTTATAGGCAACACATATTTTTAATTTATCCAATTCATCTAATATATCAAGTCTAGTTATGGCAATAGAATCAAGCCCATTAACATAAGAAGCATATTTAACAACGCAAGCATCAAGCCATCCGCATCTTCTTGCTCTTCCTGTAACAGTACCATATTCACCGCCTTTATCTCTTATGAACTGACCCACATCATCAAAAAGCTCTGAAGGGAAAGGACCTTCTCCAACCCTTGTAGCATAAGCCTTAACTACACCAATAACATTATCAATTTTTCTAGGGCCAACTCCTGAACCTGTACAAGCTCCGCCGGCAGCAGGATAAGATGAAGTTACAAAAGGATAAGTACCATGATCCAAATCAAGCATAGTAGCCTGAGCACCTTCAAATAATATATTTTTCTTTTCTTTTATAGCTTTATTTAATATAGTAGTAGTGTCAGCAACATAAGGTCTTAATCTATCAGCATATTCTAAATACTCTTTTAGTAATTCATCATAATTAACGCCTTCATGATTATAAAGTTTTTTGAGTAATTTATTTTTTAGCTCAACATTAAACTTTAATTTTTTAGCGAATGTCTCTTTATTCATAAGATCAACTATTCTTATACCCAAACGGCTTGATTTATCCATATAGCAAGGACCTATACCGTTTTTAGTAGTGCCTAGTTTATTTTCTCCAAGGTCTTCTTCCTGAAGCTCATCTAAAATTTTATGATAAGGCATAAGAACATGGGCTCTGTCTGATATTTTAAGATTTGATATATCAACTTTTTTTTCTATTAATGAATCTATTTCACTTAGAAAAACTTTGGGCTCTATAACCACACCATTACCAATTACACAAACTTTATTTTTATGAAGTATACCGGAAGGTAAAAGTCTTAATTTATATTTAACATTATCCACAACAACGGTATGACCGGCATTGCTGCCTCCTTGAGAACGAACAACATATTCGCAATTTTCAGCAAGATAATCAACTATTTTTCCCTTACCTTCATCACCCCATTGAGTGCCTACAATAATTACTGAAGCCATTTTTAACTCCTTATTCTATTATTAAAAAATAGATATTTTATGAAAATTTTTGTAAAAATAAAAAATTTCTATAAAACACACAAGGGCTATTATATTAATATTTTTTAAGAATTTCAAGCGAATTTGATTAGAAATTTCTATTCATAATAATGCTATGTTGATAATTTTATAGTATGAAACAATCATTTATCATAATGGTATTTACAAGATGTTATTATTAATTGATTATTTTATATATGATATACAACAATTTTTAAGTTTTTTAATTTTTATTATTTGTGGGGACTATCCCCCACACCCCCACTTCTTTTGTTGTCACAAAGAAGCAAAAAGACTGCAATTTTCTATATTAAAATTAATTATTATAGAATATGTATAGAATTCTAAATCATTTTTTATAATCAATACCATTTTATTATAGAACTCTATAATTTCATTTTTATTATACAATACCTATTAGTAACATTATACAAGAGTTCAATTTTAAAACACCAATAAACTATATATTGTTTTAATATTTTTATAATGCTTTATAATTAAGTATATTTTAATGTAAAAAAATATTTTGGATTATTTTATGACTAAAGAATTAAAAACAAAAATACAAAACCTAATAGAAGAAAAACATTTTGAAGAAGCAATAAAACTATGCGATGAAGCCATTGAAAAAGATGATAAAGATGAGTATGCATACTTTCTAAAATCAAATTGTTATTTTGAATTAGAAGATTATGATATTGCAATAGAAAATTTGAATAAGGTAACAGATTTAAACCCTAATAATGGAAATGCTTATTTTAGTAAAGGCTTTTTTTATTCTATTTTGAAAAAATATGAAAAATCTATTGAGAACTATAGTAAATCTATAGAACTAAATCCAAATAATGAAAATGGATACATTAGCAGAGGTTTTATAAAATCAAATTTAAAAATGTATGAAGAATCTATAGAAGATTATAATAAATCTATAGAATTAAATTCAAATAATGAAATAGCCTTCATTAGCAGAGGGTTTTCAAAATTAAATTTAAAAATGTATGAAGAAGCCATAAAAGATTTTAATAAAGTTATAGAATTAAATCCAGAAGAACAAAGTGCATATCTTAATATAGGAGTATTAAAATCAAATCTAAAATTATATGAAGAGTCCATAAAAGATTTCAATAAAGTTATAGAGCTAAATCATAAAGATGAAAAAGGATATTTTAACAGAGGACTTTCTAAATTAAATTTAAAAATGTATGAAAAAGCTATAAATGATTTTGATCAAGTTATAGAATTAAATAATAAAAATGAATATGCTTATTTATTAATAGTTTTTGCTCAAATTAATTTGAAAAAATATATAGAATCAATAAATTATATTGATAAAGCCATAGAATTAAATAATAATAGATATTGGTACTATTTAAGATTTCTATCTAAAATAAATTTATATGAATATAATGAAGCTATAAATGCTATAAATAATTTTATACAATTAGATAAAAGACATTTAAAAATACCATGTATAATATTAATATTTCAAGCATTAGAAAAATATTATAATGTAGATAAATTATTTATATTATTAACTGATATTAATAATAATAATTTATGGGAAAATGAACCAATAACAAATTTAATTTCTCGATTTGATGAGAGTAAAAAATTTGATGATAAGCTTAAAGAAAATATAAAATATCTTTTATTATACGAATATTTTTTACTTAAAATTTTAACTTTTGATACTGAAGAAGAAGATAATATAGAAATATCACATTACACTTCTTTAGATATTCTGCCATTATTATTAAATGTTAAAGGAAATACAAAAGAAAGCGGAAATATAAGAATAAATAATATAACAACTGCTAATGACCCTAAAGAAGGAAAAGTTTTAGAAAGAATTTTAAATAAAAATAATATAAATATAAAAATAGGAAATGATGAAAAAGCTTTAACATTACAAACATCATATTCAAGAAATAAAGATTCTCTTACAATGTTTAGACTTTATGGTAAAAAAGAAAATAAAGAAGCTACAGGGATATGTTTAGTTTTAGATAACAAATATTTTAATAATTCATATACTTCTCCTTATTCTTATGAATATGAATCAAAAATAAATTATGAAATTATTAAAGAATTAAGAAGCAGCATAAAAGTTGATGAAAATAAAACTATTAATGATATTGATAATGAAGAAATAGTATTTATACAAAAAAGAAATTTATATTGGGTGCTTTATTATAATGAGAAAGAAAATCAGCTTATTTATAATAAAGAAAAATCTAAATATGCAAGCAATATTATTGATTTAAATGATTTGAATAGTCCTAATTATAAAGCAGAGTTAAAAGAAGATGATAAAAAAGAAGATATGATTAAATATGCATTTGCAAAAATATTTCATTATACAAAAGAGATTAAAAAACAGATAGAAGGAAGTGAAATTTATAAAAATATTAAAAATCAATTATACAGCTATTTATTTGAAAATATAAAATACATAATAAAACATGAAGCATTCTTTGAAGAACAGGAACTTAGAATGCTTGTAACAAATGATTATAAATCAGATGAGATATCAATTGATAATGATAATAAAAAACTTTATATTGATTATATAAAACTTTTTGATGAAAATAATAATTATATAAAAGAAATAATAATAGGCTCTAAAGTAGAAAATAATGAAGCAGTTGCAGAATATATAAGAAAGGTACTTCACTCAAAAAATACAGAGATGAATAAATTGGATGATATAAAGGTGAGCATATCAGAAGCCCCTCTCAGATAATTAATTATAAAAATATATAAAAAATTATCTTGAATACATTTGACTGTTTCTTGCTTTGTAGCTATTCATAAGCCTGTAAACCTCATCAGGATTCAAAGCCTGTTCTACATTGATAGTAACATTCCAAATATCGCCTTTAGAAAAATTTTGCTCCTGAAGTTGAGCATTACTTTGAACGGTGATTCTTCCTGATTTATTGCTTACAAGTTCAGCACCCATTTCCCCAACTATAGCAGAGCCTCCGTCTGGAATAGTGTATCCTGTTGTACCGAATGCAAATTGAGGGGCTTGAGGAGGATTAGATTTTATTGCATCTAATGCATTGGCTGATGATACTATACCTGAAGCGGCAGAAATTGCTGATGATATTGCAGTTGCTGATATTATAAGCCCAGCTGCAAATCCTGCAGGACCTCCTTGTGCAAATGAAGCAGCAACTCCCAAAGCTGATTGAGCTATGGCAAGAGAAGGTATTAAAACGGCATCCGCTATTGCTTTAGATTTTTCCATCTCTGCAAGTTTTACATTATTATCCCACTCAGCATAGGATTTATTGTACTTTGCTTGTGCTAATTTTTTTTCTAATAATTCTCTTTGATTTTGTATTTCTTTTTCTTTTTGTAAATCTTCTTTTTCTTTATCCTGTTTTTTCTTTAACTCTTCTTTTTTTATTCGTATAGCTTCGGCACTCATAGCATCTTTATTTTCAATTGCTAATTCTAATTCTTCATCGAGCCTTGCCAAATAGTTCTCATAATCTTCATCATCTTCTGATTTTTTATTTTCTTTTAATTCTCTTTGATAATCATCGAACTCTTGAAGTTTATTTTTAGCTTCTTTGATTGCATTATCATAAGAACTTAAATCATAATGAAAAAAGTCAGAAAAACTTGCACTTAAATCTTTATATATACTTGATACGCTTGAAATAGAATCTTTTATGCCGTCAGTGAAATTTTTTATATTAATACTTTTAATGCTTTCATCAAGATAGTTTATAGATGATGATGTATTATCTATTGCTTTATTTGCTTCTTCTGCTGAGATTGTAAAGTCATTAAATTTATTTGCTGAATCATTAAAAAACAAAGAAGATTCAAATGATGAATTTATTTTTTTTATACTATTTTCTATATTTTGCAATTCTTTATTGGTATCGGAAATATTTTTGTTTAGATTGTTATTCATATTTATAAACCTCTTTTATTAACTTTCTGTAAATAACTATAATTAAAAACCGCTGCTGTTTAATATTCTCTCAAGATTTTTTCTTCGCTCTTCCTGATTATATAAATAATTAGTAAGATTGACATTCATCTTCGCAAGTTCCAAATCTATATTAAGAGAATTCTTTTCAAATTTATAATCTATAGTACGCACATTCATATCAACAACTCTTGAACCTATATCAAAAAAGCAAATGAATTTATCATATAAAATATTGCCTCTTTCTGAAGTTATTATAATATTTCTTTTATCATAACCTCTAACATCAAATACACCAAATCCATTAGTAAAATACTTTCTTTGAAAATGCTCTTTGTCTTCAATTTGAAATACTGCTGAAACATTTTTATTTTTTTCTTCATCTTGAATACCATCAGAAAAAAATATTACTATCTTTGTAATGTTATAACTTTGATTGCAAATCTGTTTATAATATCTGTCTATATCTGTAAGCGTAACTGACTGCTGCTGTTTATAATTTGGATATTTTCTATATTCTATACTTGCATCAATGTCTATTATATCCGATGAATAAACTTTATTTAATCTGCTTTCTGTTTCTGTGAAATCATTAAAATCTATAATCTGATAAAAATTGTTAGTTGGCTTTAATATGCATTCTATACATTCATTAATATTTAAATCATAATTTTTGCTGTTAAGAGTTTTTATTTTAACAATTTCTTTTTTAGTCTGATTAGTTAAAAATTGATAAGC encodes:
- a CDS encoding tetratricopeptide repeat protein translates to MTKELKTKIQNLIEEKHFEEAIKLCDEAIEKDDKDEYAYFLKSNCYFELEDYDIAIENLNKVTDLNPNNGNAYFSKGFFYSILKKYEKSIENYSKSIELNPNNENGYISRGFIKSNLKMYEESIEDYNKSIELNSNNEIAFISRGFSKLNLKMYEEAIKDFNKVIELNPEEQSAYLNIGVLKSNLKLYEESIKDFNKVIELNHKDEKGYFNRGLSKLNLKMYEKAINDFDQVIELNNKNEYAYLLIVFAQINLKKYIESINYIDKAIELNNNRYWYYLRFLSKINLYEYNEAINAINNFIQLDKRHLKIPCIILIFQALEKYYNVDKLFILLTDINNNNLWENEPITNLISRFDESKKFDDKLKENIKYLLLYEYFLLKILTFDTEEEDNIEISHYTSLDILPLLLNVKGNTKESGNIRINNITTANDPKEGKVLERILNKNNINIKIGNDEKALTLQTSYSRNKDSLTMFRLYGKKENKEATGICLVLDNKYFNNSYTSPYSYEYESKINYEIIKELRSSIKVDENKTINDIDNEEIVFIQKRNLYWVLYYNEKENQLIYNKEKSKYASNIIDLNDLNSPNYKAELKEDDKKEDMIKYAFAKIFHYTKEIKKQIEGSEIYKNIKNQLYSYLFENIKYIIKHEAFFEEQELRMLVTNDYKSDEISIDNDNKKLYIDYIKLFDENNNYIKEIIIGSKVENNEAVAEYIRKVLHSKNTEMNKLDDIKVSISEAPLR
- a CDS encoding adenylosuccinate synthase, producing the protein MASVIIVGTQWGDEGKGKIVDYLAENCEYVVRSQGGSNAGHTVVVDNVKYKLRLLPSGILHKNKVCVIGNGVVIEPKVFLSEIDSLIEKKVDISNLKISDRAHVLMPYHKILDELQEEDLGENKLGTTKNGIGPCYMDKSSRLGIRIVDLMNKETFAKKLKFNVELKNKLLKKLYNHEGVNYDELLKEYLEYADRLRPYVADTTTILNKAIKEKKNILFEGAQATMLDLDHGTYPFVTSSYPAAGGACTGSGVGPRKIDNVIGVVKAYATRVGEGPFPSELFDDVGQFIRDKGGEYGTVTGRARRCGWLDACVVKYASYVNGLDSIAITRLDILDELDKLKICVAYKYNGEILEGYPADLDILSKVEPVYEEFEGWKTSTRYIREYDKLPENAKKYLKRLSEVIETDISIVSVGAGRDETIIVKKIF